A genomic stretch from Setaria italica strain Yugu1 chromosome VII, Setaria_italica_v2.0, whole genome shotgun sequence includes:
- the LOC101767920 gene encoding uncharacterized protein LOC101767920 — protein MSEGLMSRRPSSPPPAAALLPDNDDILREILLRLPPLPSSLPRASLVCKHWRRLLSDPRFLRRFRAFHRRNPPLLGIFNTAFYGLLQFTPTLDPPDRIPSARLSLQVGHGDEIWDFLGCRHGLALILNQTRLELTVWDPLAGDQRRVPVPPGWFRNEGAVYNAALICNNHLAGGVPLEAFKVVLLRGLLDADHPQLFASIYESETGVWGDAISIAIGVPVTLVNPSVLTKDSLCWLVQEYDTGSDGNHILEFDLDRQALAVFGAPVGTEESCLELVRMEDNKLGLAALLDDVTIQLWERKAGSDGVARWMLQKSIKLDKLLSVGSPIVGTLIHGYDENGHVIFISTSLDVFMIQLKTMQFRHLFKAMFITSYHPYTGFYTTGRGIGSGDVGAESLNST, from the exons ATGAGCGAGGGTCTGAtgagccgccgcccctcttcgccgccgccggcggcggcgctcctgccGGATAACGACGACATCCTCCGGGAGATCCTGCTCCGCCTtccgccgctgccgtcctccCTCCCCCGCGCCTCCCTCGTCTGCAAGCActggcgccgcctcctctccgacCCCCGATTCCTCCGCCGCTTCCGCGCGTTCCACCGCCGGAATCCCCCGCTCCTCGGCATCTTCAACACAGCTTTCTACGGCCTCCTCCAGTTCACCCCGACGCTGGACCCGCCCGACCGCATCCCCTCCGCACGCCTCTCCCTGCAGGTGGGGCACGGCGACGAGATCTGGGACTTCTTGGGCTGCCGCCACGGCCTCGCCCTCATCCTCAACCAGACGCGCCTCGAGCTCACCGTCTGGGATCCCCTTGCCGGAGACCAGCGCCGCGTGCCCGTCCCGCCGGGGTGGTTCCGCAACGAAGGCGCTGTTTACAACGCCGCGCTGATCTGCAACAACCACCTCGCGGGCGGGGTGCCACTCGAAGCCTTCAAGGTGGTGTTGTTACGTGGGTTGCTCGATGCTGACCACCCTCAGCTGTTCGCCTCCATCTATGAGTCCGAGACTGGTGTATGGGGCGATGCCATCTCAATTGCCATCGGTGTTCCGGTTACTTTGGTGAATCCCAGCGTCCTCACTAAGGATTCACTTTGCTGGTTGGTTCAAGAGTATGATACTGGGAGCGATGGGAACCACATCCTGGAGTTTGATTTGGATAGGCAGGCTCTAGCTGTGTTTGGTGCCCCAGTGGGCACTGAGGAGTCATGCTTGGAGCTCGTGCGAATGGAGGACAACAAGCTTGGCCTCGCCGCTTTGTTAGATGATGTGACCATCCAACTATGGGAGAGGAAGGCCGGTTCTGATGGTGTCGCCAGATGGATGCTTCAGAAATCCATCAAACTGGACAAGCTCCTTTCCGTGGGATCGCCAATTGTGGGAACATTGATCCATGGGTATGATGAGAATGGTCATGTGATTTTTATATCAACAAGTCTTGACGTCTTCATGATCCAACTCAAGACAATGCAGTTCAGACATCTGTTTAAGGCCATGTTCATAACCAGCTATCATCCCTACACAGGTTTCTATACCACAG GCAGGGGCATTGGCAGTGGGGATGTTGGAGCTGAATCTTTGAACAGTACATGA
- the LOC101768607 gene encoding uncharacterized protein LOC101768607 produces the protein MASSPFALASLVKAAVLPVPPPPSAAAVAVARRAPTVPTVLRAAGGKARRGAALVAAAAMDDLRPAIVSGEWPENFSHLSYADLRAYLESQITTAGEMSPEARLVDVMSRPVQVATPGQRLAEVDAFFATQQFSGLPVVDDEEGRCVGVVSKKDKAKAPNGMESTVGEVMSSPAITLTLERTVLEAAALMLKEKVHRIPVVNEQQHVIGIVTRTDVFQALEANNGA, from the exons ATGGCGTCCTCGCCTTTCGCTCTCGCGTCCCTGGTCAAGGCCGCCGTCCTCCcagtcccgccgccgccgtccgcggccGCCGTGGCAGTGGCTCGGCGCGCGCCGACGGTGCCAACCGTCctgcgcgccgcgggcggcaaagcgcggcggggcgcggcgttggtggcggccgccgcgatGGACGACCTGCGCCCGGCCATCGTGTCCGGGGAGTGGCCCGAGAACTTCTCTCACCTCAGCTACGCCGACCTCCGCGCCTACCTCGAGTCCCAGATCACCACCGCCGGCGAG ATGAGCCCGGAGGCGAGGCTCGTGGACGTGATGTCGCGCCCCGTGCAGGTGGCCACGCCGGGGCAGCGGCTAGCGGAGGTCGACGCCTTCTTCGCCACGCAGCAGTTCTCCGGCCTGCCCGTGGTCGACGACGAAGAAGGCAGGTGCGTCGGGGTCGTTTCCAAGAAGGACAAGGCCAAGGCGCCCAATGGG ATGGAGTCAACTGTTGGTGAAGTGATGTCGTCTCCAGCTATAACCCTGACACTTGAGAGGACTGTCCTGG AGGCTGCAGCACTAATGCTCAAGGAGAAGGTTCACAGGATACCAGTTGTGAATGAGCAACAGCATGTGATCG GAATCGTCACTCGTACGGACGTGTTCCAGGCTTTGGAGGCCAACAACGGAGCATGA
- the LOC105914714 gene encoding uncharacterized protein LOC105914714 translates to MATNEKFDVRAPFFDGTDYDYWKARMTNYLKGKSLKLWKITQNATYVIPAEEPTDAAEIGLLETNHRAVAILQASICKTEYDRVSSEDLAYQIWEKLRKYHEGSNTVKNRKFEIHRKEFDAFCQLPSESIDDMFARFQVIVNKMKAMNRNMPYDDHARALRLLHSLNDEWDMKVEAIVESVGYETLTTDELYSKLKSKEIEIVSKRKLKNPTAASSSDVPMALVSGNKTNTNANPNVSSFALSSLCHVADEELEVLDDDQLVLLSNKFKRVYDNRRNRRRSDGCFNCGERGHFAADCPNKQRSFEQGNNSSRRQEKFRERKKKKDKQWKKGGQKYSDKQVAKAANVLLSSLGQYVSGGSSDSSDSDSEDETPKKKTDGLCFITDAGINDGICTMALEGDASTDSNDETSDDEVDTSAEQRIANLTKIVHKQNKVLAKLKTDYDKTCAELATLKNAASNPAEPDEFLMLRLLSLLHASFIIVIFAVMMVIFMSSVIGGCVLNDVSTPHVVGGEEDIWIMDSDCSRHMTGDDKWFSSLTPTSVKENITFGDKSQGKDEAFSHVHDLVLKLKNELSNNAVRAIRSDNGDDEIGQDIFEDEKEDDGCDDDDDDDAQPAMQGERGAQPEQAPSTTLEDGPSPTRISTAEPAASPTVDHVPAAVEGEAISERTAPRHIQNRHPAKNIIGM, encoded by the exons ATGGCGACCAATGAAAAGTTTGATGTTCGCGCTCCGTTTTTTGATGGGACTGATTATGATTACTGGAAGGCACGTATGACCAACTATCTCAAAGGCAAGTCGCTGAAGCTATGGAAAATCACACAAAATGCCACATATGTGATTCCAGCTGAGGAACCGACTGACGCCGCTGAGATCGGGCTTCTTGAAACAAATCATCGTGCTGTTGCTATTTTACAGGCTTCTATTTGTAAAACTGAATATGATCGGGTTTCTAGTGAAGATCTCGCTTATCAGATCTGGGAGAAACTTAGAAAATATCATGAAGGCTCAAACACTGTGAAAAACCGAAAATTTGAGATTCACCGAAAAGAGTTTGATGCTTTTTGCCAATTGCCTAGTGAGTCTATTGATGACATGTTTGCACGTTTTCAAGTAATTGTTAATAAGATGAAGGCCATGAATAGAAATATGCCTTATGATGATCATGCTAGGGCTCTCAGATTATTACATTCACTTAATGATGAATGGGATATGAAAGTTGAGGCGATCGTTGAATCTGTAGGTTATGAAACTCTCACCACTGATGAGCTTTACAGTAAGCTCAAATCAAAAGAGATTGAAATTGTTTCTAAGCGTAAATTGAAAAATCCCAcagctgcttcttcttctgacgttCCAATGGCTTTGGTTTCTGGAAATAAGACTAACACTAATGCTAATCCAAATGTTTCCAGTTTTGCTTTGTCTTCTTTGTGTCATGTTGCAGATGAGGAGTTGGAGGTGCTAGATGATGATCAGCTTGTACTGCTCTCCAACAAATTTAAGCGTGTGTATGACAACAGGCGTAATAGAAGACGTTCAGATGGTTGCTTCAACTGTGGTGAGCGAGGACACTTTGCTGCTGATTGCCCAAACAAGCAGAGATCTTTTGAGCAGGGCAATAACTCCTCCAGGCGCCAGGAGAAGttcagggagaggaagaagaagaaggataagCAATGGAAGAAAGGCGGACAAAAATACTCTGACAAGCAAGTCGCTAAGGCTGCAAATGTTTTGTTATCTTCTCTTGGACAGTATGTTTCAGGTGGCTCGTCAGACTCCAGCGATTCAGATTCCGAGGATGAGACACCCAAGAAGAAGACAGACGGACTTTGCTTCATCACTGACGCCGGCATCAATGATGGGATATGTACTATGGCCTTGGAGGGTGATGCATCAACCGACAGCAACGATGAAACTTCTGATGATGAGGTAGATACTTCTGCAGAACAAAGAATAGCTAATTTAACTAAAATTGTTCATAAGCAAAATAAAGTGTTGGCTAAACTTAAAACTGATTATGATAAAACTTGTGCTGAACTAGCTACTCTCAAAAATGCTGCATCTAATCCTGCTGAACCTGATGAAT TTCTAATGCTGAGGCTTCTGTCGCTCCTGCACGCAAGCTTTATCATTGTGATTTTTGCAGTCATGATGGTCATCTTTATGAGTTCTGTTATCGGAGGATGCGTGCTGAACGACGTGAGCACCCCACACGTG GTTGGAGGCGAGGAGGACATATGGATAATGGACTCCGATTGTTCGCGCCACATGACCGGAGATGAtaaatggttctccagcctcacccccaCGAGCGTAAAGGAAAACATCACTTTTGGGGATAAAAGTCAAGGTAAG gatgaggctTTCTCACATGTTCATGATCTTGTTCTGAAGCTGAAAAATGAGTTGTCAAATAATGCCGTTAGAGCAATTCGCAGTGACAACG GTGATGACGAGATCGGGCAGGATATTTTTGAGGATGAGAAAGAGGACGATGGAtgtgacgacgacgatgacgatgatgccCAGCCTGCAATGCAGGGGGAGCGTGGCGCCCAGCCTGAGCAGGCGCCCTCCACCACTTTGGAGGATGGACCATCGCCGACACGTATATCTACAGCAGAGCCTGCAGCTTCACCGACTGTTGATCATGTACCGGCTGCAGTTGAGGGGGAGGCGATTTCAGAACGTACAGCACCACGACACATTCAGAATCGTCATCCTGCCAAGAACATAATAG GGATGTGA